A region of Paenibacillus thiaminolyticus DNA encodes the following proteins:
- a CDS encoding MFS transporter, translating to MQQWKLNLIILWFGSFLVMSGMTMVTPFLALYLQHDIGLSDPHQIAIWTGLIFAANFLTSFIFQPIWGKFADKYGRKVMIIRSGLGMAIVTVLMGFAQTPVHLLLLRLLNGTISGFNPAAVALVSSTTPRERTGFAMGILQSGVVAGTILGPLIGGGLADWVGYRPIFYITGTLLFLATMLTLFMVKEPFDREKAAEEPQISVLAGFKQLSGIPQLLSLFAVTFLLQFAMLSPMSLLPLYVQDLHGSTQNLAFLAGLVTAVTGVSNMICSPILGKMSDQYGSHRILTVCLIGAALTLIPQAFVGTVWQLLVVRFLLGIFMGGLLPSVNALIRKYTPDGMESRAYSFNTSTLALGNMIGPVFGGAMSGIIGIQGIFIISGILLLVNTAWARYSLYGRKRTTHRHT from the coding sequence ATGCAGCAATGGAAACTGAATCTGATTATTCTCTGGTTCGGATCATTTCTGGTCATGTCGGGCATGACCATGGTTACGCCGTTCTTGGCGCTGTATTTGCAGCATGATATCGGATTGAGCGATCCGCATCAAATTGCAATTTGGACGGGACTTATCTTTGCGGCGAATTTTTTGACCTCATTTATTTTTCAGCCAATCTGGGGGAAGTTCGCGGATAAGTACGGCCGCAAAGTCATGATTATCCGTTCCGGCTTAGGTATGGCGATCGTGACGGTGTTGATGGGCTTCGCGCAGACGCCAGTGCATCTGCTGCTGCTTCGTCTCCTGAATGGGACGATCTCGGGCTTCAACCCTGCCGCAGTTGCACTTGTATCGTCGACAACGCCGCGGGAACGGACCGGCTTCGCTATGGGCATACTGCAGTCCGGCGTCGTCGCAGGGACAATTCTCGGGCCGCTTATCGGCGGAGGGCTAGCGGACTGGGTCGGCTATCGGCCGATTTTCTATATTACCGGAACACTGCTGTTCCTGGCCACAATGCTGACGCTGTTCATGGTGAAGGAGCCGTTCGACCGCGAGAAAGCGGCGGAAGAGCCGCAAATCTCGGTTCTCGCCGGCTTCAAACAGCTATCTGGCATTCCGCAGCTGCTGTCTCTGTTCGCGGTAACCTTTCTGCTGCAATTCGCCATGCTTAGCCCAATGTCGCTGCTTCCGCTATATGTGCAGGACCTTCATGGCTCGACGCAAAATCTGGCGTTTCTCGCCGGGCTCGTCACCGCAGTCACCGGCGTGTCCAACATGATCTGTTCCCCGATACTGGGGAAAATGAGCGACCAGTACGGCTCCCACCGGATATTGACCGTATGTCTAATCGGCGCTGCGCTAACCTTGATTCCGCAGGCCTTCGTCGGCACCGTGTGGCAGCTGCTCGTCGTCCGCTTCCTGCTCGGAATATTTATGGGCGGCCTGCTCCCATCCGTCAATGCGCTGATACGGAAATATACGCCTGACGGCATGGAGAGCCGCGCCTACAGCTTCAATACGAGCACACTCGCGCTCGGCAATATGATCGGCCCCGTCTTCGGCGGAGCGATGTCCGGAATTATCGGCATTCAAGGCATTTTTATCATTTCCGGCATTTTGCTGCTCGTCAACACGGCATGGGCCCGTTACTCCTTATATGGGAGAAAAAGAACGACTCACCGGCATACGTAA
- a CDS encoding sodium-dependent transporter, which produces MTQQEQWTSRLGFVLASAGSAIGLGAIWKFPNVVATSGGGAFFLIFIIFTFGIGLPLLLAEFMIGRNTGKEAVSAYRELAPGSKWHGVGYLGMATCSVLLSFYSVVGGWIVLYFLKALTGSLLQDGRNYGELFESTAANPWAAVLAQALFLLITIVIVARGVKGGIEKANRIMMPGLFILFLVLIVRSLTLPGMSEGLVYFLKPDFGQLTPQALLYALGQSFFCLSVGGSCMVTYSSYLKKGEPLGKPALSVVGLNVLTSFMAGIAIFPALFALGMKPQEGAGLLFITLPAVFEQLPFGRLFIVLFLALFLFATLTSAFSLLEIVVAAFTKNKAEQRARMCWLVGGVIFAMGVPSALSFGVGSHLQWLGRNIFDWADFAVTNVMLPLGVLLISLFVGFRYPRRRLQEEWDTLGSRWHKGLAVYVFMLRYLLPLIVLIVFLHGMKWLPV; this is translated from the coding sequence ATGACACAGCAAGAACAATGGACTTCGAGGCTCGGCTTCGTGCTTGCCTCAGCCGGATCGGCCATCGGACTGGGGGCGATCTGGAAGTTCCCGAATGTCGTCGCTACCAGCGGTGGCGGCGCTTTTTTTCTTATATTTATTATCTTCACCTTCGGCATCGGCCTGCCGCTGCTGCTGGCCGAATTCATGATCGGCCGCAATACGGGCAAGGAAGCGGTATCCGCCTACCGTGAGTTGGCGCCGGGGAGCAAGTGGCACGGTGTCGGCTATTTGGGTATGGCGACGTGCTCTGTGCTGCTGTCATTTTACAGCGTGGTCGGCGGGTGGATTGTGCTCTATTTCCTCAAGGCCCTGACCGGTTCGCTGCTGCAGGATGGACGCAACTATGGAGAGCTCTTCGAATCGACTGCCGCCAACCCTTGGGCGGCTGTGCTAGCGCAGGCACTGTTCCTGCTCATCACGATCGTTATCGTGGCCCGGGGAGTGAAGGGGGGCATTGAAAAGGCAAACCGCATTATGATGCCGGGTTTGTTCATTCTGTTCCTCGTCCTGATCGTGCGGTCGCTCACTTTGCCTGGGATGAGCGAAGGACTCGTCTATTTTCTGAAGCCGGACTTCGGCCAACTGACGCCGCAGGCGCTCCTGTATGCGCTCGGCCAGTCCTTCTTCTGCCTAAGTGTGGGCGGCTCCTGCATGGTGACCTACAGCTCCTATTTGAAAAAAGGGGAACCTCTCGGGAAGCCGGCCCTGTCCGTCGTTGGCTTGAACGTGCTGACCTCGTTCATGGCGGGCATTGCGATTTTCCCCGCTTTGTTCGCGCTTGGCATGAAGCCGCAGGAAGGCGCCGGGCTCCTGTTCATTACGCTGCCGGCCGTCTTCGAGCAGCTTCCGTTCGGCCGCCTGTTCATCGTGCTGTTCCTGGCGCTCTTCTTATTCGCGACGCTGACATCGGCGTTCTCACTGTTGGAAATCGTCGTGGCCGCATTCACCAAGAACAAGGCGGAGCAACGCGCGCGCATGTGCTGGCTGGTCGGCGGCGTAATTTTCGCCATGGGCGTTCCATCGGCTCTTTCCTTCGGCGTGGGCAGCCATCTGCAGTGGCTGGGGCGCAATATATTCGATTGGGCCGACTTCGCGGTTACGAACGTCATGCTTCCGCTTGGCGTACTGCTGATCTCTTTATTCGTCGGCTTCCGGTATCCGCGGCGGCGCCTGCAGGAGGAATGGGACACGCTCGGCAGCCGCTGGCACAAAGGCTTGGCCGTGTACGTCTTCATGCTCCGCTACCTTTTGCCGCTCATCGTCCTTATCGTGTTTTTGCACGGAATGAAGTGGCTACCGGTGTAA
- a CDS encoding glycine betaine uptake BCCT transporter has product MVFGISVVIILVIVLWGLLSPGSMAQQSEAALSFTTERFGWFYLITALIVLLFCLVLAFGKHGHIRLGRDDDEPEYSNLTWFAMLFSAGMGIGLVFWGVAEPLSHYMNPPAAAGMTPDAAREAMRYSFFHWGLHPWGIYSLVSLALAYFTFRQQHKGLISHTFYPLLGERVDGSIGKVIDVLAIIATTFGVATSLGLGVMQINGGLQHTLGIPSNITVQIIIIIVVTILFLTSAITGLDKGIRILSNTNLLIALGLLIFTLLLGPTSFIIDTFTTTLGGYLQNIIQMSLRLSPFTENSWIARWTLFYWAWWITWAPFVGLFIARISRGRTIKEFILGTLLLPSGFSFLWFSVFGATGLHLEMFEGINLAQAVQQDITSALFVTLDALPAGYVLGVLATLLIVMFFITSADSATFVLGMMSSDGNPNPSIPIKLTWGIFQSLIAIVLLLSGGLNALQTASILTALPFAVVLLGMCASLAKALRREEYDRRLKEKKRRRKLDELLQER; this is encoded by the coding sequence ATGGTATTTGGAATATCGGTCGTTATCATCCTGGTCATTGTCCTGTGGGGCTTGCTGTCCCCGGGAAGCATGGCGCAGCAATCGGAAGCGGCGCTCTCCTTCACGACAGAGCGGTTCGGCTGGTTCTACCTGATAACGGCCCTGATCGTGCTGTTGTTCTGTCTCGTGCTGGCCTTCGGTAAGCATGGGCATATTCGTCTCGGTCGAGACGATGACGAACCGGAATATTCGAATCTGACCTGGTTCGCAATGCTGTTCAGTGCGGGAATGGGGATTGGGCTCGTATTCTGGGGAGTCGCCGAGCCGCTCAGCCATTATATGAACCCGCCCGCCGCCGCGGGAATGACGCCGGATGCGGCACGCGAAGCGATGCGCTATTCCTTCTTCCATTGGGGCCTTCATCCATGGGGGATTTATTCGCTCGTGTCACTCGCTCTCGCTTATTTCACCTTCCGCCAACAACATAAAGGACTGATAAGCCATACGTTCTATCCGTTGCTCGGAGAACGCGTGGACGGTTCCATTGGCAAAGTGATTGACGTTTTGGCCATTATCGCCACTACCTTCGGTGTCGCGACGTCGCTTGGTCTCGGCGTGATGCAGATTAACGGCGGACTGCAGCATACGCTGGGAATTCCATCGAACATCACTGTTCAAATCATTATTATTATCGTAGTTACTATATTGTTCCTGACTTCGGCCATTACCGGCCTGGACAAGGGGATACGCATATTAAGCAATACGAATCTGCTGATTGCGCTCGGTCTCCTCATCTTCACGCTGCTTCTCGGACCGACCTCCTTCATCATTGATACGTTCACGACGACGTTAGGCGGCTACTTGCAAAACATTATCCAGATGAGTCTTCGCCTGTCGCCATTCACCGAAAATTCCTGGATTGCGAGATGGACCCTGTTCTACTGGGCGTGGTGGATTACGTGGGCGCCGTTCGTCGGTTTGTTCATTGCCCGCATATCCAGGGGGAGAACGATTAAGGAGTTCATTCTTGGGACATTGCTGCTGCCAAGCGGCTTCAGCTTCCTTTGGTTCTCCGTATTCGGGGCGACGGGGCTTCATTTGGAAATGTTCGAAGGCATAAATCTCGCCCAGGCGGTGCAGCAGGATATAACGTCCGCCTTGTTCGTGACGCTCGACGCCCTGCCCGCCGGCTATGTGCTCGGGGTGTTGGCCACGCTGCTCATCGTGATGTTCTTCATTACGTCGGCCGATTCTGCTACCTTCGTGCTCGGCATGATGTCGTCTGACGGCAACCCGAATCCGAGCATTCCGATCAAGCTCACCTGGGGAATCTTCCAGTCGCTGATCGCCATCGTCCTCCTTCTGAGCGGCGGACTGAATGCGCTTCAGACGGCGTCCATCCTGACGGCGCTGCCGTTCGCGGTCGTCCTGCTCGGCATGTGCGCGTCTCTCGCCAAGGCGCTGCGCCGCGAAGAGTACGATCGGCGCCTGAAGGAGAAGAAGCGGCGCCGGAAGCTGGACGAGCTGCTGCAGGAGCGGTAG
- a CDS encoding O-methyltransferase has translation MSSEAVESYLEQLFPADPAMERIKERIRAQGIRDISVPEGYGRLLTMLARLAHAKDALEIGALGGYSGYCILRGLEPGGRLVSLELRQDYADLAKRNLTEAGFGEQVEYRVGEALHSLAELEREGARYDLFFIDADKENYPAYLEYAIRLARPGALIAGDNLMLRGRTLNPDKQGPSVQAMRAFNAAIAQDERLLSTLLPAYDGLALAIVK, from the coding sequence ATGTCGAGTGAAGCAGTAGAATCTTATTTGGAACAATTATTTCCGGCCGATCCGGCCATGGAGCGAATCAAGGAGCGCATCCGGGCTCAGGGCATACGGGATATATCCGTGCCGGAGGGGTACGGGCGCCTGTTGACGATGCTGGCCCGCCTGGCGCATGCGAAGGATGCGCTGGAGATCGGCGCGCTGGGCGGCTACAGCGGCTATTGCATATTGCGGGGACTGGAACCGGGAGGGCGGCTTGTCTCTCTGGAGCTGCGTCAAGATTACGCCGATCTGGCGAAGCGCAATCTCACCGAAGCCGGCTTCGGCGAGCAGGTGGAGTACAGAGTGGGCGAGGCGCTTCATTCTCTTGCGGAGCTGGAGCGGGAAGGAGCCCGCTATGATCTGTTCTTCATTGACGCGGACAAGGAAAATTACCCGGCCTATCTCGAATACGCAATCCGGCTGGCGAGACCGGGGGCTCTAATCGCCGGAGACAACCTCATGCTCCGCGGCAGAACGCTCAATCCGGACAAGCAGGGCCCGTCCGTGCAGGCGATGCGCGCCTTCAATGCCGCGATCGCGCAAGATGAACGATTGCTCAGCACGCTGCTTCCGGCCTATGACGGTCTGGCGCTTGCTATTGTGAAATAA
- a CDS encoding THUMP domain-containing class I SAM-dependent RNA methyltransferase, which yields MNRPWTLIATAPMGLEAVVARELKQLGYEDTRVENGRVLFSGGPVDVCRANLWLRTADRVLVKMGEFRARTFEELFEGTKAIPWPDWIPMHGEFPVDGRSHKSQLSSVPACQGIVKKAVVERMKQRYHNDWFEETGPLYRIEVSLLNDMATITLDTTGPGLHKRGYRKLTGAAPLKETMAAAIIMLTRWNPQRPLYDPFCGSGTLLIEAAMIGWNVAPGLRRSFSAETWSIIGEQAWEQAREEAFDAVRDDTELQLTGSDIDPEAIRLAQAAAKSAGFAREIEFRVCPASKAKPEGDYGCLVTNPPYGERLNEKDEVERMVRDFGFMAKTLPTWSFFAISPSRQFEHYFGRPADKRRKLFNGNIECQLYQYFGPLPPRSKAPASPSES from the coding sequence ATGAACCGACCTTGGACGTTAATCGCGACCGCCCCGATGGGCCTGGAGGCTGTCGTCGCGCGCGAATTGAAGCAGCTTGGATACGAGGATACGCGGGTGGAGAACGGCCGCGTGCTGTTCTCCGGAGGGCCTGTCGACGTGTGCCGGGCCAATCTGTGGCTCCGGACCGCGGATCGGGTGCTCGTCAAGATGGGCGAGTTCCGCGCGCGAACCTTCGAGGAGCTGTTCGAGGGCACCAAAGCCATACCATGGCCGGACTGGATCCCGATGCACGGCGAATTTCCGGTTGACGGGCGTTCTCATAAATCCCAGCTCTCCAGCGTCCCCGCCTGCCAGGGCATCGTGAAAAAGGCAGTCGTGGAGCGAATGAAGCAGCGGTACCATAACGACTGGTTCGAAGAGACCGGTCCGCTGTACCGGATCGAGGTCTCCCTGCTGAACGACATGGCAACGATTACGCTGGACACGACCGGACCCGGCTTACATAAGCGAGGCTATCGCAAGCTGACCGGAGCCGCACCGCTTAAAGAAACGATGGCGGCCGCCATCATAATGCTGACCCGCTGGAATCCGCAGCGTCCGCTGTATGATCCGTTCTGCGGCTCGGGAACCCTGTTGATTGAAGCGGCGATGATCGGCTGGAATGTCGCTCCCGGGCTCCGGCGCTCCTTCTCTGCGGAGACATGGAGCATCATCGGCGAACAGGCATGGGAACAAGCGCGAGAGGAAGCGTTCGACGCGGTCCGTGACGACACGGAGCTCCAGTTGACCGGATCGGATATCGATCCCGAAGCGATTCGCCTGGCGCAAGCGGCAGCGAAGAGCGCCGGCTTCGCCCGCGAGATCGAGTTCCGCGTCTGTCCTGCGAGCAAGGCGAAGCCGGAAGGAGACTACGGGTGCCTCGTGACGAATCCGCCATACGGCGAACGGTTGAACGAGAAGGATGAAGTCGAGCGGATGGTGAGAGATTTTGGCTTCATGGCGAAGACGCTGCCGACCTGGTCGTTCTTCGCGATCAGCCCGAGCCGCCAGTTCGAGCATTACTTCGGCCGCCCGGCGGACAAGCGCCGCAAGCTGTTCAACGGCAATATCGAATGCCAGCTGTATCAATATTTCGGTCCGCTTCCTCCTCGCAGCAAGGCGCCGGCATCGCCTTCCGAATCATAA
- a CDS encoding sodium-dependent transporter, whose product MTTREQWTSKLGFILASAGSAIGLGAIWKFPNVVATSGGGAFFLIFLLFTLGIGLPLLLAEFAIGRSTGRGAVSAYQDIAPRSKWHWIGYLGIGTCFLLLSYYSVVGGWIVLYVGRGIVGGLLSSGQDYDALFAETVANPWYAVAAQFVFMLITIAVVARGIKGGIERASRIMMPGLFVLFLVLIIRSLTLPGMGEGLRYFLQPDFSKLTGQAVLYALGQSFFCLSVGVSVMVTYSSYLSRQESLLKSSVSVVGLNVLTSLMAGLAIFPAIFALGMKPQEGPGLLFGTLPALFEKLPFGGLFIVLFLALFLFAALTSAFSMLEILVSGLSNNDQQRSRLSWLFGILIFIVGIPSALSFGVWSDARIFGLSLFDAADFAVTNVLMPFGALLIALFVGYRFPRKRLYEEFATEAAWWRKGLALYIILLRYVIPVVIAIVFLHVLGLLKL is encoded by the coding sequence ATGACAACTCGAGAGCAGTGGACTTCAAAACTCGGATTTATATTGGCCTCAGCCGGATCTGCGATCGGACTGGGGGCCATTTGGAAATTCCCCAATGTCGTCGCGACGAGCGGCGGGGGCGCATTTTTTCTTATTTTTCTGCTATTTACGCTGGGCATCGGACTGCCTCTGCTCCTGGCGGAGTTCGCTATCGGGCGCAGTACAGGCCGGGGAGCCGTATCCGCTTACCAGGATATAGCGCCGCGTTCGAAATGGCACTGGATCGGATACTTGGGCATCGGAACCTGCTTCCTGCTCTTGTCCTACTACAGCGTCGTTGGCGGCTGGATCGTGCTTTATGTAGGGCGCGGTATTGTCGGCGGCTTGCTATCGAGCGGCCAGGATTACGATGCGCTGTTCGCGGAGACGGTAGCCAATCCGTGGTACGCGGTCGCAGCGCAATTCGTCTTCATGCTGATTACGATCGCGGTGGTCGCGCGCGGAATCAAGGGGGGGATCGAACGGGCAAGCCGCATCATGATGCCGGGCTTGTTCGTCTTATTCCTTGTCCTTATCATCCGTTCCCTGACCCTTCCCGGGATGGGCGAAGGCCTTCGTTATTTTCTTCAGCCTGATTTCAGCAAGCTGACGGGACAAGCTGTGCTGTATGCGTTGGGTCAGTCGTTCTTCTGTCTCAGCGTCGGGGTATCCGTCATGGTGACCTACAGTTCCTACTTGAGCCGCCAGGAATCGCTGCTCAAATCGTCGGTCTCTGTCGTCGGCCTGAACGTCCTGACCTCGCTGATGGCGGGGCTTGCGATCTTCCCGGCCATATTTGCGCTGGGCATGAAGCCGCAGGAAGGCCCGGGACTGCTGTTCGGCACCTTGCCGGCCTTGTTTGAAAAGCTGCCGTTCGGCGGTCTTTTCATCGTGTTATTTTTGGCGTTGTTCCTATTCGCGGCCTTAACCTCGGCCTTCTCCATGCTGGAGATTTTGGTCTCGGGATTGTCCAACAACGACCAACAGCGCTCCCGGTTGAGCTGGCTGTTCGGAATCCTTATCTTCATCGTCGGCATCCCGTCCGCCTTGTCATTCGGTGTCTGGTCGGATGCGCGCATCTTCGGCCTGTCTCTCTTCGACGCGGCCGACTTCGCCGTGACGAATGTGCTCATGCCCTTCGGTGCGCTGCTCATTGCCTTGTTCGTCGGCTACCGCTTCCCGCGGAAGCGGCTGTACGAGGAATTCGCGACCGAGGCGGCATGGTGGCGCAAAGGTCTGGCGTTGTATATCATATTGCTGCGCTATGTCATTCCGGTTGTTATCGCCATCGTGTTCCTTCACGTGCTTGGCCTGTTGAAGCTGTAG
- a CDS encoding LTA synthase family protein, which yields MNPIRQARPDSTGRKSSAAALFGWLSFVFFLTAMMGKLIYFNRTLAIPNMAMNRDDYLVALGSLLIAGSWTFWAKERWRPLLLLLLNFALTVLIFADLIYFRYFQDFITIPVLLQAAQVSSLGESIASLIHGKDVRLFLDWLILIPLTIGHARIRSREYRYQRSILSGRKNRGRMLQRAAAGLLAIVVGTVLVAVPVKQATSTWAKGLFSSVWWSASVYNITGLLGFHGFDVYRYVKENLMGGASLSEAEIKDAEAWFAAHRTDRQGPASSFGRYAGSNVIIVQAEAFENFVIGAKVNGQEITPNLNALRKESLYFTRFFHQTGQGRTSDADFGVNAGLHPLPAGSVFIRYPGQTYDTLPAMLRAEGYRTGAFHAYDAGFWNRYIMYQNMGYDFFMSKKDYVLDEPVGWTVGDKSFFRQSVERMSPETQPFYSFLITLASHHPYKLPTSVQKLDVGPYTDTMFGDYLQSMHYVDEAVGEMIADLKQRGLWDKTIWVFYGDHDNSIGETEPLSRLLGHPVSKLDMLEMKNQVPLFIHLPNGAQAGTFDSVAGQLDVAPTLLHWLGIDAADAYMMGHNLLLPDRRLVVLRNGSYTDGSIFYVPSADGLFEHGTCFDYAGREKTDVARCQPYEAEAKRRLTVSDQVITNNLIKRFRQSSHSQP from the coding sequence ATGAATCCAATTCGTCAAGCCCGGCCTGATTCCACCGGCAGGAAAAGTTCGGCGGCCGCCCTGTTCGGATGGCTCAGCTTCGTCTTCTTCCTCACGGCGATGATGGGGAAGCTGATCTATTTCAATCGCACGCTGGCGATCCCGAATATGGCCATGAACCGGGACGACTACCTGGTCGCCCTCGGATCGCTGCTGATTGCCGGCAGCTGGACGTTCTGGGCGAAGGAACGATGGCGCCCGTTGCTCTTGTTGCTGCTTAACTTTGCACTGACGGTGCTCATTTTTGCCGATTTGATCTATTTCCGCTATTTTCAGGACTTCATCACGATTCCCGTCCTGCTTCAAGCCGCGCAGGTCAGCTCGCTCGGAGAGAGCATCGCTTCGCTTATTCACGGCAAGGATGTGCGGCTGTTCCTGGATTGGCTCATCCTCATTCCACTCACGATCGGGCATGCCCGCATTCGGTCCCGGGAATACCGCTATCAGCGCTCCATCTTGTCCGGCCGGAAGAACCGGGGACGCATGCTGCAGCGGGCAGCGGCCGGCCTGCTTGCCATCGTCGTCGGCACCGTGTTGGTAGCCGTGCCGGTGAAGCAAGCGACCAGTACATGGGCGAAAGGGCTGTTCAGTTCGGTCTGGTGGAGCGCCTCCGTTTATAATATTACGGGCTTGCTGGGCTTTCACGGCTTTGATGTGTACCGGTACGTGAAGGAAAATCTGATGGGAGGGGCCTCTCTCTCCGAAGCCGAGATCAAGGACGCGGAAGCGTGGTTCGCCGCCCATCGCACCGATCGGCAGGGCCCTGCGTCCTCTTTCGGGCGGTATGCCGGCAGCAATGTCATTATTGTGCAGGCTGAAGCGTTCGAAAATTTCGTCATCGGTGCAAAGGTGAACGGGCAGGAGATAACGCCCAACCTGAATGCGCTTCGCAAGGAGAGTCTTTATTTCACCCGGTTCTTCCATCAGACGGGTCAAGGCCGAACCTCAGATGCCGATTTCGGGGTGAACGCCGGGCTTCATCCACTGCCGGCCGGCTCCGTCTTCATCCGCTACCCCGGCCAGACCTATGACACGCTGCCGGCCATGCTCCGCGCGGAAGGCTATCGCACCGGAGCGTTCCATGCTTATGACGCCGGGTTCTGGAACCGTTATATTATGTATCAAAATATGGGCTACGACTTTTTCATGAGCAAAAAAGATTATGTTCTTGATGAGCCTGTCGGATGGACCGTCGGAGACAAATCCTTTTTCCGCCAATCGGTCGAACGAATGTCTCCCGAGACGCAGCCATTCTACAGCTTCTTAATTACGCTGGCAAGCCACCATCCGTACAAGCTGCCGACATCAGTGCAGAAGCTCGACGTCGGCCCATATACGGATACGATGTTCGGCGATTATTTGCAGTCGATGCATTACGTTGACGAAGCGGTTGGAGAAATGATCGCCGATCTGAAGCAGCGCGGGCTGTGGGACAAGACAATCTGGGTATTCTACGGAGATCATGACAACTCAATCGGAGAGACGGAGCCTCTCTCCAGGCTTCTCGGCCATCCAGTCAGCAAGCTGGATATGCTGGAAATGAAGAATCAGGTCCCGCTCTTCATCCATCTCCCTAATGGGGCGCAGGCCGGGACGTTTGATTCGGTCGCGGGCCAATTGGACGTCGCCCCGACGCTGCTGCACTGGCTCGGAATCGATGCGGCCGACGCCTATATGATGGGCCATAATCTGCTGCTGCCGGATCGGCGGCTCGTCGTATTGCGGAACGGCTCGTACACGGACGGGAGCATTTTCTATGTCCCTTCGGCCGACGGATTGTTCGAGCACGGCACCTGCTTCGATTACGCGGGGCGAGAGAAGACGGACGTCGCCCGCTGCCAGCCGTACGAGGCCGAAGCGAAGCGCCGCTTGACCGTCTCGGACCAAGTGATTACGAATAACCTGATTAAGCGGTTCCGCCAATCTTCTCATTCGCAACCGTGA